In a genomic window of Mycolicibacterium neoaurum VKM Ac-1815D:
- a CDS encoding UDP-glucose dehydrogenase family protein: MKVAVIGAGYLGLTHAACLAQLGHSVLTADTDPDKVARLRSGAVPFFEPGLDIIVGEGMASGRLAFTESSYEAAAFADIYFITVGTPQNKDDASADLSYVEAAIDSLCRHLDRPALIVGKSTVPVGTAQRLADRVRRTAPAGAAVKLTWNPEFLREGFAIRDTLHPDRIVLGLEDRCDLRSEEIIRELYAPLLDEGIPFLVTSLETAELAKVAANAFLATKISFINAIAEVCEAASADVTSLADVIGYDDRIGRRFLNAGLGFGGGCLSKDIRAFISRAHELGVGESLNFLREIDGINLRRRTRVVTMAREECGSFAGARVAVLGSAFKPNTDDIRDSPALAVADQIRSEGADVTVYDPKAMDNSRKSFPALNFAFSAVEACMEADAVLVLTEWDEFRRLRPQELADVTTSRRIIDARNCLDPDIWRAAGWTYRGLGCQ, translated from the coding sequence GTGAAGGTCGCCGTAATCGGAGCCGGGTACCTGGGGCTGACACATGCCGCATGTCTGGCGCAACTCGGGCACAGCGTGCTGACCGCCGATACCGATCCGGACAAGGTGGCCAGACTGCGTTCTGGCGCAGTGCCGTTCTTCGAGCCGGGACTGGACATCATCGTCGGCGAGGGCATGGCCTCCGGACGTCTCGCGTTCACCGAATCATCCTATGAGGCAGCAGCATTCGCGGACATATATTTCATCACCGTTGGCACACCGCAGAACAAGGACGATGCGAGCGCCGACCTGTCCTACGTCGAGGCGGCGATCGACTCCCTGTGCCGCCATCTCGACCGGCCCGCGCTCATCGTCGGCAAGTCGACGGTGCCGGTGGGAACGGCGCAGCGGCTGGCGGATCGGGTACGCCGGACCGCCCCGGCCGGCGCCGCGGTGAAGCTGACGTGGAATCCGGAGTTCCTCAGGGAAGGGTTCGCGATACGGGACACCTTGCATCCCGACCGGATCGTGTTGGGTCTGGAGGACCGTTGCGACCTCCGCTCCGAGGAGATCATCCGGGAACTGTATGCCCCTCTTCTGGACGAGGGCATCCCGTTCCTGGTGACGAGCCTCGAGACCGCCGAACTGGCCAAGGTAGCGGCCAATGCGTTCCTCGCCACGAAGATCTCGTTCATCAACGCGATCGCCGAAGTGTGTGAGGCCGCCTCTGCGGATGTCACATCGCTCGCCGACGTGATCGGGTACGACGACCGCATCGGACGCCGGTTCCTCAACGCCGGGTTGGGGTTCGGTGGCGGCTGTCTGTCCAAGGACATCCGAGCATTCATCTCCCGCGCACACGAACTGGGAGTGGGCGAATCATTGAACTTCCTTCGGGAGATCGACGGCATCAACCTCCGGCGCCGTACCCGCGTGGTCACGATGGCCCGGGAGGAGTGTGGATCATTCGCCGGGGCACGGGTCGCTGTCCTCGGTTCGGCGTTCAAACCGAACACCGATGACATCCGCGATTCGCCCGCGCTGGCCGTCGCCGACCAGATCCGTTCGGAGGGCGCGGATGTGACGGTCTACGACCCCAAGGCGATGGACAACTCCCGGAAATCTTTCCCGGCGCTCAACTTTGCGTTCTCCGCTGTCGAGGCCTGCATGGAAGCCGATGCCGTTCTCGTCCTCACCGAGTGGGATGAATTCCGCCGGCTTCGGCCACAGGAACTGGCCGATGTCACCACATCCCGGCGCATCATCGACGCGCGAAACTGCCTCGATCCGGATATCTGGCGGGCGGCGGGCTGGACCTATCGCGGGCTGGGATGCCAATGA
- a CDS encoding type I polyketide synthase, which produces MYSDAYDPLDGIAIIGMAGRFPDSPSVSALWQNLLAGRECITRFGPEELERPQGEAGDAQTRAHYVRARGVLEGVDEFDEEFFGLTPKEAAIVDPQQRLFLQAAWEAIEQSGHDAQRFDGPIGVFAGATTSSYYLQNLLSRNDVTDPLGPIMVMLGNSNDYVATRVSYKFDLKGPALNIQNACSTSLVAVCTAVQSLQTYQCDMALAGGVSIMLPQRRGYLHEEGSILAPDGHCRPFDRDAAGTVSSNGLGVVVLRRLRDAIEDGDTIYAVVKGSAVNNDGNAKVGFTAPSVDGHARVISMAQMLGGIDPATISYVEAHGTGTALGDPIEIAGLTQAFRTGGAEENGFCAIGSVKSNIGHLDVAAGVAGLIKTSLALHHRVLPASINFESPNPKLGIESTPFFVNADQRRWPEGPTPRRAGVSSFGLGGTNAHVVLEEAPSAGPAVPASRPAQLLVLSARDPQALDRVAHNLKDHLEQDLSADLADIAYTLQVGRRRFGHRRAVVCRDRDDAIALLTTADPLRVQGRGAPAELSGGVAFMFPGQGSQYVDMGRGLYESEPLFRETMDACARVLRTETGVDLLGVLYPGDPDRDSAHAQLSQTAITQPALFAIEYALAQVWMSWGVQPTAMIGHSIGEFVAACVGGTFSRDEALLLVAARARLMGSMPAGAMLGVRAPADLVTAELTPDVAIAAFNGPKHTVVSGPHDAIAGFEARLAAIGVAHRRLHTSHAYHSPMMEPAVQPFAELVAGTSRTAPALRWISSLTGRPITDAEACDPQYWARQLREPVQFATGVGALLDPRIALVEVGPGQTLSMLARQHERRLPEQLITTSLHPGQERGPDVDCLLAAAGRLWTRGADIDWHGLHGGTRRRVALPTYPFRRRRHWVDPSPGRESTQPAASPDPVPNSSASRSITPDSGDRSATLLAHLHTVFVELSGVDRSDLTPGASFLQMGFDSLFLTQAASALQKQFATTITVRTLVEEAPTFDLLIDHIMAATPDDTPDLAAPRILPAPVPAAPTRAPAVGLTDRQQQRLTTLIERHRWQEAVGPAIAVQSSGAYLRDAGGRAHIDLTNGGGAVFFGHDPAFIRDAIETEYASDSASGSPDALATEVAALVCEMVGMQRAAFYPDESGALTAAVHIARTRSGCDTIVAVTGAGHTVETVPGGRVVALAYGSAAALATIRSMRGELAGVLVEPVPVRRHRDHAPREFLNAVREVTAATGVALILDEVRSGFRTHPGGAQALFGVQSDIAVYGKVAGGGLPIGIVAGSAKYLDGSHAGGSPLALAAARVVLRRLRDDGPALQRGLNQRTTAFTERLRTVSAELDAPVHIRHFSSWFDVSFPPGLPLEPLYHALMRARGVHTREDGPGFLTLAHTDADLECVVSAFGESLAQMRADGVLPERAATPRRGRDAHGREAWFVPDPDRPGKYLQVVGASVGEEMAHG; this is translated from the coding sequence ATGTACTCCGACGCATACGATCCGCTCGACGGCATTGCGATCATCGGGATGGCCGGACGCTTTCCGGACTCGCCGAGTGTCTCCGCGCTGTGGCAGAACCTGCTGGCCGGCCGTGAGTGCATCACGCGCTTCGGACCCGAGGAACTCGAACGTCCGCAGGGCGAAGCCGGGGACGCACAGACCCGTGCGCACTACGTGCGGGCCCGTGGTGTGCTGGAGGGTGTCGACGAGTTCGACGAGGAGTTCTTCGGTTTAACTCCTAAAGAGGCCGCCATCGTCGATCCACAGCAGCGGCTCTTCCTACAGGCGGCGTGGGAAGCCATCGAGCAATCCGGACACGATGCCCAGCGGTTCGACGGCCCGATCGGTGTCTTCGCCGGGGCCACCACAAGTAGTTACTATCTGCAGAATCTGCTGTCACGCAACGATGTAACCGATCCGCTCGGTCCGATCATGGTCATGCTGGGCAACTCGAACGACTATGTCGCGACACGGGTGTCCTACAAGTTCGACCTCAAGGGCCCCGCCCTGAACATCCAGAACGCCTGCTCGACCTCATTGGTCGCAGTCTGCACCGCGGTGCAGAGCCTGCAGACCTATCAGTGCGATATGGCGCTCGCCGGTGGGGTGTCGATCATGCTGCCGCAGCGACGCGGGTATCTCCACGAAGAAGGCTCTATCCTGGCTCCCGACGGTCACTGCCGGCCGTTCGATCGCGATGCCGCAGGCACGGTGTCCAGCAACGGACTCGGCGTCGTGGTGCTGCGCCGGCTGCGCGACGCGATCGAGGACGGCGACACGATCTATGCCGTCGTCAAGGGATCGGCGGTCAACAATGACGGCAATGCCAAGGTCGGGTTCACCGCGCCGAGCGTCGACGGTCATGCCCGGGTGATCTCCATGGCGCAGATGCTCGGGGGTATCGATCCCGCGACGATCTCCTATGTCGAAGCCCACGGCACCGGCACCGCGCTCGGCGACCCGATCGAGATCGCGGGGCTCACCCAGGCCTTCCGCACCGGCGGCGCCGAAGAGAACGGCTTCTGCGCGATCGGGTCGGTCAAGTCGAACATCGGACACCTGGACGTCGCCGCCGGTGTCGCGGGACTGATCAAGACCAGCCTCGCACTGCACCACCGGGTACTCCCCGCGAGCATCAACTTCGAGTCGCCGAACCCGAAGCTCGGCATCGAGAGCACCCCGTTCTTCGTCAATGCCGACCAGCGCCGTTGGCCCGAGGGACCGACCCCGCGTCGGGCCGGCGTCAGCTCGTTCGGCCTCGGTGGGACGAACGCACACGTGGTACTCGAAGAGGCGCCCAGTGCGGGACCGGCTGTGCCCGCCTCCCGGCCTGCGCAGCTGCTGGTGCTGTCCGCACGCGACCCGCAGGCCCTCGATCGGGTGGCCCACAATCTCAAGGACCACCTCGAACAGGACCTCAGCGCCGATCTCGCCGATATCGCGTACACCCTTCAGGTCGGCCGCCGTCGCTTCGGGCACCGCCGCGCGGTGGTGTGCCGCGATCGCGACGACGCGATCGCACTGCTGACCACCGCCGACCCGCTGCGGGTGCAGGGCCGGGGCGCACCCGCCGAATTGTCCGGTGGCGTCGCGTTCATGTTTCCGGGGCAGGGCTCGCAGTACGTGGACATGGGCCGTGGACTCTACGAATCGGAGCCGCTGTTCCGGGAGACGATGGACGCGTGCGCGCGGGTGCTGCGGACCGAGACCGGAGTCGATCTGCTCGGTGTCCTGTATCCGGGTGACCCCGATCGTGACAGCGCGCACGCGCAGCTGAGTCAGACCGCGATCACCCAGCCCGCGCTCTTCGCGATCGAATATGCCTTGGCCCAGGTGTGGATGTCCTGGGGGGTGCAGCCCACCGCGATGATCGGTCACAGTATCGGTGAGTTCGTCGCCGCCTGTGTCGGCGGCACGTTCTCGCGGGACGAGGCGCTGCTGCTCGTCGCGGCTCGCGCCCGCCTGATGGGCAGTATGCCGGCCGGGGCGATGCTCGGTGTGCGCGCCCCCGCGGATCTGGTCACCGCCGAGCTGACTCCCGATGTGGCGATCGCCGCATTCAACGGACCCAAACACACCGTCGTCTCGGGTCCGCACGACGCCATCGCCGGCTTCGAGGCGAGGTTGGCCGCGATCGGTGTCGCGCACCGACGCCTGCACACCTCACATGCGTACCACTCGCCGATGATGGAGCCCGCGGTACAGCCGTTCGCCGAACTGGTGGCCGGAACATCGCGCACCGCACCGGCATTGCGGTGGATCTCCAGCCTGACCGGGCGCCCGATCACCGATGCCGAAGCGTGCGATCCGCAGTACTGGGCCCGACAGCTGCGGGAGCCGGTGCAGTTCGCGACCGGTGTGGGGGCGCTGCTGGATCCGCGGATCGCGCTCGTGGAGGTCGGTCCGGGCCAGACGCTGTCCATGCTGGCCCGCCAGCATGAGCGGCGACTGCCCGAACAGCTGATCACGACATCGCTGCATCCCGGTCAGGAGAGGGGTCCGGACGTCGACTGCCTGCTGGCCGCCGCGGGCCGGCTGTGGACTCGTGGTGCCGATATCGACTGGCACGGTCTGCACGGCGGGACCCGCCGGCGCGTCGCGCTGCCCACCTACCCTTTCCGGCGCCGCCGGCACTGGGTCGACCCGAGTCCGGGGCGTGAATCGACACAGCCGGCTGCCTCACCCGACCCGGTGCCGAATTCCTCTGCATCCCGGTCGATCACGCCCGACTCCGGTGACCGTTCCGCCACCCTGCTGGCTCACCTGCACACGGTGTTCGTCGAGCTGTCCGGAGTCGACCGGTCGGATCTGACGCCGGGTGCGAGCTTCCTGCAGATGGGCTTCGATTCGCTGTTCCTCACCCAGGCCGCCAGTGCGTTGCAGAAGCAGTTCGCGACCACGATCACCGTGCGCACCCTGGTCGAGGAAGCGCCGACATTCGACCTGCTCATCGACCACATCATGGCTGCGACACCGGATGACACCCCTGACCTCGCGGCCCCGCGGATCCTACCCGCCCCGGTCCCGGCTGCGCCGACACGCGCGCCCGCGGTCGGGCTGACCGATCGACAACAGCAGCGTCTCACCACGCTGATCGAACGGCACCGCTGGCAGGAGGCGGTCGGCCCGGCCATCGCGGTGCAGTCCTCGGGTGCGTACCTGCGCGATGCCGGCGGGCGGGCTCACATCGATCTCACCAACGGCGGCGGCGCCGTCTTCTTCGGCCATGACCCGGCCTTCATCCGCGACGCCATCGAGACCGAGTACGCCTCCGACTCGGCGAGCGGATCGCCGGACGCGCTGGCGACCGAAGTCGCAGCCCTCGTGTGCGAGATGGTCGGCATGCAGCGTGCTGCGTTCTATCCCGACGAATCCGGTGCCCTGACGGCGGCCGTCCACATTGCCCGCACCCGGTCCGGGTGCGACACGATCGTGGCGGTCACCGGCGCGGGTCACACCGTGGAGACCGTGCCGGGCGGCCGGGTGGTCGCCCTCGCGTACGGCAGTGCAGCGGCGCTCGCGACGATCAGGTCGATGCGCGGGGAGCTCGCCGGCGTGCTGGTCGAACCCGTGCCGGTGCGGCGGCACCGCGACCACGCCCCACGGGAGTTCCTGAACGCCGTGCGCGAGGTGACCGCCGCGACGGGCGTGGCACTCATCCTCGATGAGGTCCGCTCCGGATTTCGCACCCACCCCGGCGGCGCCCAGGCGCTGTTCGGTGTGCAATCCGACATCGCCGTCTACGGCAAGGTCGCCGGTGGCGGACTGCCGATCGGGATCGTCGCGGGCAGTGCGAAGTATCTCGATGGTTCGCACGCCGGTGGCTCACCGCTGGCCCTGGCAGCGGCGCGCGTGGTGTTGCGACGACTCCGCGACGATGGTCCCGCCCTGCAGCGCGGGCTCAACCAGCGCACCACCGCCTTCACAGAACGGCTGCGCACCGTCAGCGCCGAACTCGATGCGCCGGTGCACATCCGGCATTTCTCGTCCTGGTTCGACGTGTCGTTCCCGCCCGGACTGCCACTCGAACCGCTGTACCACGCACTCATGCGGGCGCGCGGTGTGCACACCAGGGAAGACGGGCCGGGATTCCTGACGCTCGCGCACACCGATGCCGATCTCGAGTGTGTCGTCTCGGCCTTCGGTGAGAGCCTCGCGCAGATGCGGGCCGACGGTGTCCTGCCCGAGCGCGCCGCGACGCCGCGCCGAGGCCGCGACGCCCACGGGCGCGAGGCCTGGTTCGTGCCCGATCCGGACCGTCCTGGCAAATATCTGCAGGTTGTCGGTGCCAGTGTCGGGGAGGAGATGGCGCATGGATGA
- a CDS encoding UDP-glucuronic acid decarboxylase family protein, whose product MRILVTGGAGFLGSNLCTVLVGRGDTVFCIDDLSTGRRANLEHLFTSPQFTFIEDTVLEPISLTESVDGVVHLASPASPPAYLERPIFTLRTGSEGTRNALDFALAQSARFVLASTSEVYGDPLVHPQSEDYWGNVNPLGPRSVYDEAKRYAESLTTAYRTSHGVDTGIVRIFNTYGPGMRSDDGRVVTNFIDQALRCAPLTVFGDGSQTRSLCYVDDLVRGLVAMLDSHEQGPINLGNPTELTVHQIADLVAELVGSSSEIERHPLPEDDPTRRKPDITRARQVLGWNPEVDLRDGLARTIEWHIATMQEIRAS is encoded by the coding sequence ATGAGGATTCTCGTCACCGGTGGAGCCGGCTTCCTTGGATCGAACCTGTGCACCGTGCTCGTCGGACGTGGGGACACGGTGTTCTGCATCGACGATCTGTCGACCGGCCGCCGCGCGAATCTGGAACACCTCTTCACCTCACCCCAGTTCACCTTCATCGAAGACACAGTTCTGGAACCGATCTCTTTGACCGAAAGCGTCGACGGCGTCGTACATCTGGCCAGTCCGGCCTCGCCACCGGCATACCTCGAACGACCGATCTTCACCTTGCGCACCGGCTCGGAAGGCACCCGCAACGCGCTCGACTTCGCACTTGCGCAATCGGCCCGCTTCGTCCTGGCCTCGACCAGCGAGGTCTATGGCGACCCGCTGGTCCATCCGCAATCAGAGGACTACTGGGGCAATGTCAACCCGCTCGGCCCGCGCAGCGTCTACGACGAGGCGAAGCGCTATGCAGAATCGTTGACCACCGCCTACCGCACCTCGCACGGAGTGGACACCGGGATCGTGCGCATCTTCAACACCTACGGACCCGGGATGCGCTCCGACGACGGGCGGGTCGTGACCAACTTCATCGACCAGGCACTGCGTTGCGCACCCCTCACGGTCTTCGGCGACGGCAGCCAGACCCGGAGCCTGTGCTACGTGGACGACCTCGTCCGGGGATTGGTGGCGATGCTCGACTCGCACGAACAGGGGCCGATCAACCTGGGCAACCCAACCGAGCTCACGGTGCACCAGATCGCAGATTTGGTAGCCGAATTGGTGGGCTCGTCGTCCGAGATCGAGCGCCACCCGCTCCCCGAGGACGATCCCACCCGCCGCAAGCCCGACATCACCAGGGCCCGCCAAGTACTCGGGTGGAACCCCGAGGTCGACCTGCGGGACGGGCTCGCGCGCACCATCGAGTGGCATATCGCGACGATGCAGGAGATCCGCGCATCATGA
- a CDS encoding non-ribosomal peptide synthetase, whose product MDEVVDSYELSPMQASMLYQALSAPGDGTNIEHVVISVDEELDVALFEQAMAQVMQRHSVMRTRFRWVDVGEPCQEVLAHAPLAATVADWRDIAPEAADERFDAHVLADSRLDVDMSDAPMMRLFIARLPAVKSRVLWTFHHALLDGRSYIVLHEWFALYEAAQRGELLSLPAARPYRDYIEWRRSLDHGVAETFWRERLGDFGMSTPFGIDAPHAADESTAPASACEQRLPKDLTEQLRHAAHRADVSVSTMVQAAWAVLLHRYSGESDIVFGVTRAGRITGFDDADRITGLFINTLPMRVGVDGDAEIGPWLRALRAQQSALRPYEQTPLGTVQACSGVARGAPLFESVIVYDHHTLDMQLQMPGRHFEYRGQTNFPLALMAYGDDGSGAMLLRLDYSTKRFAAPAVTRMLGHLVHLLAQFADGEPKFLGQLDPLSVGERVVLVGDGGVPVVVPRDVTLHAGFARQVAARPDAVAVCADGVGGRVELSYAELDCRAEAVAGCLRGLGVGAGAVVGLRVARGVDVVVGILGILKVGAAYLPLDPLYPVERVGFMLADAGVGVVLTQRGVVGELGGLSVRCVCLDEPLPVVGCGSVSPAVQGRGGDLAYVMYTSGSTGQPKGVRVTHRNVLRLFETTIERFGFGPDDVWTLWHSYSFDISVSELWGALLVGGRLVVVDHDTSRDPAAFRGLVERERVSVLSQTPTGFCAFIDVDRVAPRAGFALRYVLLCGEALQLASLAPWFERYGDDSPQVINMYGPTEATLYVTCRRITGADLAAGVGSVIGAPLPDIRIYLLDEQGRPVPIGVPGELYIAGAGVAAGYLNRPELTAQRFLTDPFHGGPMYRSGDLARRGAGGELEYLGRIDQQVKIRGFRVELGEVETVIAEHPAVHQVAVIDREDVPGEKKLVAYLVAVDAGPSLIADLRQVLHTRLPEYMVPAHFQYLDALPLTTSAKLDRKALPAPTHQRSSNGEPPSGPRNPAEETIADVWKAVLRVDSVGLDDHFFELGGDSLLSIRVHAQLTDKLRADLPIVALLQYPTVRTLARHLAGEQHRTVSTGEAMDRARRQREAHARSRALVGRR is encoded by the coding sequence ATGGATGAGGTGGTGGACAGTTACGAGCTGTCGCCGATGCAGGCGAGCATGCTGTATCAGGCATTGAGCGCGCCGGGGGACGGCACGAACATCGAACATGTCGTCATCTCGGTGGACGAGGAACTCGACGTCGCGCTGTTCGAACAGGCCATGGCACAGGTGATGCAACGGCATTCGGTCATGCGCACGCGATTCCGCTGGGTGGACGTCGGGGAGCCGTGCCAGGAAGTGCTGGCGCATGCGCCACTCGCCGCCACCGTCGCCGACTGGCGCGATATCGCCCCGGAGGCGGCCGACGAGCGCTTCGATGCCCACGTGCTCGCCGACAGCCGCCTCGATGTCGACATGTCCGATGCCCCGATGATGAGGCTCTTCATCGCCCGGCTTCCCGCGGTAAAGAGCAGAGTTCTGTGGACATTTCACCACGCCCTGCTCGACGGACGTTCCTACATCGTGTTGCACGAATGGTTCGCGCTCTATGAGGCCGCGCAGCGTGGGGAGTTGTTGTCATTGCCGGCGGCACGTCCGTACCGCGACTACATCGAATGGCGTCGCTCGCTCGATCACGGTGTCGCCGAGACATTCTGGCGCGAGCGGCTGGGTGACTTCGGCATGTCGACACCCTTCGGGATCGACGCACCGCATGCCGCCGATGAGAGCACCGCACCGGCGAGCGCCTGTGAGCAGCGTCTGCCGAAGGATCTGACCGAGCAGCTGCGCCACGCGGCGCACCGGGCCGATGTCTCGGTCAGCACGATGGTGCAGGCCGCATGGGCGGTCCTGCTGCACCGCTACTCCGGAGAGTCCGACATCGTGTTCGGGGTGACGCGCGCCGGCCGCATCACCGGATTCGATGACGCCGACCGGATCACCGGCCTGTTCATCAATACCCTCCCCATGCGGGTCGGCGTCGACGGCGACGCCGAGATCGGGCCGTGGCTGCGCGCGCTGCGCGCTCAGCAGAGCGCGCTGCGCCCCTACGAGCAGACCCCGCTGGGCACCGTGCAGGCGTGCAGCGGGGTGGCCCGCGGCGCACCGCTGTTCGAGAGTGTGATCGTCTACGACCACCACACTCTCGACATGCAACTCCAGATGCCGGGCCGGCATTTCGAGTACCGGGGACAGACGAACTTCCCACTCGCACTGATGGCCTACGGCGACGACGGCTCCGGCGCCATGCTGCTGCGGCTGGACTACTCGACCAAGCGTTTCGCCGCGCCGGCCGTCACGCGGATGCTCGGCCACCTGGTGCACCTGCTGGCGCAGTTCGCCGATGGCGAACCGAAGTTCCTCGGTCAACTCGACCCGCTGAGTGTGGGTGAGCGTGTGGTGTTGGTGGGTGATGGTGGGGTTCCGGTGGTGGTGCCTCGGGATGTGACGTTGCATGCGGGTTTTGCGCGTCAGGTGGCGGCGCGTCCGGATGCGGTGGCGGTGTGTGCTGATGGTGTGGGTGGTCGGGTGGAGTTGAGTTATGCCGAGCTTGACTGTCGGGCTGAGGCGGTGGCGGGGTGTCTGCGTGGGTTGGGTGTGGGTGCCGGTGCGGTGGTGGGTCTTCGGGTTGCCCGTGGTGTTGATGTGGTGGTGGGGATTCTGGGGATTTTGAAGGTGGGGGCGGCTTATCTGCCGTTGGATCCGTTGTATCCGGTGGAGCGGGTGGGGTTCATGCTCGCTGATGCCGGGGTGGGGGTGGTGTTGACCCAGCGTGGTGTGGTGGGGGAACTGGGTGGGTTGTCGGTGCGGTGTGTGTGTCTTGATGAGCCGTTGCCGGTGGTGGGTTGCGGTTCTGTGTCGCCGGCGGTGCAGGGTCGCGGTGGGGATCTGGCGTATGTGATGTATACCTCGGGTTCGACTGGTCAGCCCAAGGGTGTGCGGGTGACTCACCGTAATGTGTTGCGGCTGTTCGAGACCACGATTGAGCGGTTTGGTTTCGGGCCCGATGATGTGTGGACGTTGTGGCATTCGTATTCGTTTGACATCTCGGTGTCGGAGTTGTGGGGGGCGTTGCTGGTCGGGGGCCGGCTGGTGGTGGTCGATCATGACACCAGTCGTGATCCGGCGGCGTTTCGTGGGTTGGTGGAGCGTGAACGGGTCAGTGTGCTCAGTCAGACGCCGACCGGGTTTTGTGCGTTCATCGATGTCGATCGGGTTGCCCCGCGTGCTGGGTTTGCGTTGCGTTATGTGTTGTTGTGCGGTGAGGCATTGCAGTTGGCGAGTTTGGCGCCCTGGTTCGAGCGTTACGGTGATGACAGTCCGCAGGTCATCAATATGTACGGGCCCACCGAGGCGACGTTGTATGTGACCTGCCGGCGGATCACCGGGGCTGATCTGGCTGCGGGTGTGGGCAGTGTGATCGGGGCGCCGTTGCCCGATATCCGGATCTATCTGCTCGATGAGCAGGGTCGGCCGGTGCCCATCGGTGTGCCCGGTGAGCTCTATATCGCCGGTGCCGGGGTGGCGGCGGGGTATTTGAATCGTCCTGAGCTCACTGCTCAGCGTTTTTTGACCGATCCGTTCCATGGTGGGCCGATGTATCGCAGTGGGGATCTGGCGCGGCGTGGGGCCGGTGGTGAGTTGGAGTATCTGGGCCGTATCGATCAGCAGGTCAAGATCCGTGGTTTCCGTGTCGAGCTCGGTGAGGTCGAGACGGTGATCGCCGAACATCCTGCGGTGCATCAGGTTGCGGTCATCGATCGTGAGGATGTTCCCGGTGAGAAGAAGCTTGTCGCGTATCTGGTGGCCGTGGATGCGGGGCCGTCGTTGATCGCTGATCTGCGTCAGGTGCTGCACACCCGGTTGCCCGAGTACATGGTGCCCGCGCACTTCCAGTACCTCGATGCGCTGCCGTTGACCACCAGCGCCAAACTCGACCGCAAAGCCTTACCCGCACCCACCCACCAACGCAGCAGCAACGGCGAACCTCCGTCGGGTCCGCGTAACCCGGCAGAAGAGACGATCGCCGACGTCTGGAAGGCGGTACTGCGCGTCGACAGCGTGGGTCTCGACGACCACTTCTTCGAACTGGGCGGCGATTCGCTGCTCAGCATCAGGGTGCACGCGCAACTGACGGACAAACTGCGCGCCGATCTGCCGATCGTCGCCCTGCTGCAGTACCCGACCGTGCGTACGCTGGCGCGCCACCTCGCGGGTGAGCAGCACAGGACCGTCAGCACCGGCGAGGCGATGGATCGCGCACGCAGACAACGCGAAGCCCATGCGCGCAGCCGTGCCCTGGTCGGGCGGCGGTGA